One Vibrio taketomensis DNA window includes the following coding sequences:
- the nqrM gene encoding (Na+)-NQR maturation NqrM: protein MNTFLITFGVFLAVIAAMAVGYIFQKKVVKGSCGGLGSVGIEKVCNCPEPCDARKKREARAAARAEKLAAWEKDRIA from the coding sequence ATGAATACATTTCTGATTACTTTCGGCGTCTTCTTGGCAGTTATCGCTGCGATGGCGGTGGGTTATATTTTCCAAAAGAAGGTGGTAAAAGGCAGTTGTGGCGGCCTTGGGTCAGTGGGTATCGAAAAGGTATGTAACTGTCCTGAACCTTGTGATGCACGTAAAAAGCGTGAAGCTCGCGCAGCGGCTCGTGCAGAAAAATTGGCGGCGTGGGAAAAAGACCGTATTGCCTAA
- a CDS encoding response regulator, which yields MNKKILLIEDSLTFRNYLELQLTQAGYDVFSAVNIAEAREILAHQPDFLCCILDFCLPDGPNGEAIELALTYQHKVIVLSARFQAEVREQMLAKGVVDYLLKDNTASVSYLLALVQRLEKNKHHKCLVVDDSVTIRNHVVQLLQHQYIDTIEAENGEQALTLLKQDPAITFVITDHDMPEKDGIAMIQEIRQTWNRNQLAVLGLSASDDPILTAQFLKAGANDFLNKPFHPEEFYCRIHQILDMKEANDELYRMANQDALTGLWNRRYLFNQACNGCQDRNIAMLDIDHFKQVNDTYGHDGGDSALITIAKILQLYFPEDVVARFGGEEFCIQACGEFDNFVERLDKLRQRVEQTTIYHNGTEIRVTISIGVAIAQPSLDTQIKLADDRLYMAKENGRNRVIAH from the coding sequence GTGAATAAGAAAATTTTACTGATTGAGGATAGCCTTACCTTTAGAAACTACTTGGAACTGCAATTAACGCAGGCTGGCTATGACGTATTCAGTGCCGTTAACATTGCAGAAGCACGAGAAATTCTCGCTCATCAGCCTGATTTTTTGTGCTGTATCCTCGATTTTTGCCTACCTGATGGACCCAATGGGGAGGCCATTGAGTTAGCACTAACTTACCAACATAAAGTCATCGTGCTTAGTGCTCGCTTTCAAGCTGAAGTCCGTGAACAGATGCTGGCAAAAGGTGTTGTCGATTATTTACTTAAAGACAATACCGCTTCTGTATCTTATTTACTCGCGCTAGTGCAAAGACTTGAAAAGAACAAACACCACAAATGCCTCGTTGTCGATGATTCCGTTACTATTCGCAATCATGTAGTGCAATTACTTCAGCACCAATATATCGATACCATTGAGGCGGAAAATGGTGAGCAAGCACTTACCCTGTTGAAGCAAGATCCTGCGATTACCTTTGTCATTACTGATCATGACATGCCAGAAAAAGATGGTATCGCGATGATTCAAGAAATACGTCAAACATGGAATAGAAATCAACTCGCTGTACTTGGGTTGTCGGCCTCCGATGACCCAATTTTAACAGCTCAATTCCTCAAAGCTGGGGCAAACGATTTTTTGAATAAACCCTTTCATCCAGAAGAGTTCTATTGCCGAATTCATCAAATTCTCGATATGAAAGAGGCAAATGATGAGCTTTATCGTATGGCCAATCAAGACGCCCTTACTGGTTTGTGGAATCGTCGCTACCTGTTTAACCAAGCCTGTAATGGTTGCCAGGACAGAAATATCGCGATGCTAGATATCGACCATTTTAAGCAAGTTAATGACACCTATGGGCATGATGGTGGCGATAGTGCTCTTATCACGATCGCTAAAATTTTACAGCTCTATTTTCCGGAAGATGTGGTAGCACGATTTGGCGGAGAGGAGTTTTGCATTCAAGCATGTGGCGAGTTCGATAACTTTGTTGAACGACTCGATAAACTGAGACAGCGCGTAGAACAAACGACCATTTATCACAATGGTACCGAAATTCGTGTCACCATCAGCATTGGCGTTGCTATAGCTCAGCCCTCATTGGATACACAGATTAAGTTAGCTGATGACAGGCTCTATATGGCTAAAGAGAACGGTCGCAATAGAGTGATCGCTCACTAA